One window of the Lonchura striata isolate bLonStr1 chromosome 9, bLonStr1.mat, whole genome shotgun sequence genome contains the following:
- the C9H1orf146 gene encoding protein SPO16 homolog isoform X1 has product MTESCGQEQTRWITTVIMSTALQDHEISTVLQRQQHRVRYSESVETGSVIFPLSGIAFMLSDTQDLLRTGEEEFSKRIQKFINIHRNSFLVLSAALHGPEEWSVMFRIQKRFLGSNLRVIPVHNPAETVKLMLTMAKVTSKPQADDTRCKIEMTKAQIIEKSPVWKMLQEYQSHCN; this is encoded by the exons atgacagagagTTGTGGGCAGGAGCAGACACGGTGGATAACGACGGTCATTatgagcacagctctgcag gaTCATGAAATTTCTACAGTTCTACAGAGGCAGCAACACCGAGTTCGATATTCAGAATCAGTGGAAACTGGATCTgtgatttttcctctttctg GCATTGCATTTATGCTGTCAGACACTCAAGACTTGCTTAGGACAGGGGAAGAAGAGTTTTCCAAAAGAATTCAGAAGTTCATAAACATCCATCGGAAcagctttttggttttgtcagCTGCTCTTCATGGACCAGAAGAATGGAGTGTCATGTTCAGGATTCAGAAAAG ATTCCTGGGCAGTAATTTACGTGTAATTCCAGTTCATAATCCTGCTGAAACTGTTAAATTAATGCTAACTATGGCTAAG gTAACTTCCAAGCCACAGGCAGATGATACTCGTTGCAAAATAGAAATGACAAAAGCCcaaataatagaaaaaagtCCAGTTTGGAAAATGCTTCAGGAGTACCAATCGCACTGTAATTAA
- the C9H1orf146 gene encoding protein SPO16 homolog isoform X2: MTESCGQEQTRWITTVIMSTALQDHEISTVLQRQQHRVRYSESVETGSVIFPLSGIAFMLSDTQDLLRTGEEEFSKRIQKFINIHRNSFLVLSAALHGPEEWSVMFRIQKRFLGSNLRVIPVHNPAETVKLMLTMAKVHTSFSKKQK; this comes from the exons atgacagagagTTGTGGGCAGGAGCAGACACGGTGGATAACGACGGTCATTatgagcacagctctgcag gaTCATGAAATTTCTACAGTTCTACAGAGGCAGCAACACCGAGTTCGATATTCAGAATCAGTGGAAACTGGATCTgtgatttttcctctttctg GCATTGCATTTATGCTGTCAGACACTCAAGACTTGCTTAGGACAGGGGAAGAAGAGTTTTCCAAAAGAATTCAGAAGTTCATAAACATCCATCGGAAcagctttttggttttgtcagCTGCTCTTCATGGACCAGAAGAATGGAGTGTCATGTTCAGGATTCAGAAAAG ATTCCTGGGCAGTAATTTACGTGTAATTCCAGTTCATAATCCTGCTGAAACTGTTAAATTAATGCTAACTATGGCTAAG GTACACACCTCCTTCTCCAAGAAGCAGAAATAA
- the GLMN gene encoding glomulin encodes MLEEHSQTKMAVDELQDIIQRCQILEEADFKGEDFNLFQVAGQKCLEDGYAAQLLEVIQNEKNKVIIKNMGWNLISPLVRCIFIYKQEDDKREHCLRILDQLAQLCNPKELFLGLLEQIEQTSGEQVCQTVMLLLQPLQTVLLKLQNKKAYSVGLSLAMIMNQLSPLPVPYTKQQIEEDKLGLCQCCNAVVDFAKPFVNEVVKNIEKSSEYNDVELKEELIKFCMRSLKYPLLTAQLEQLEGIEEHPFRHFATEIIDILWNIGELIPLVFVHHKGKSPHWENQEFADIEQKNSADSLASLSYLVFVQHFGVECFPVVFSPSYLLLCNMTHIEMLLKRTEESVLSKGLDLFESCLLRMEDNSLLHHYLEFRDFINVPQDLVKIMTLCPMEHMRKKSLNILQLLIDKFDTEGKYTLFRCLLKTSNHAGVEGYIIKNIKDQIHLALTKEYDNIWFTGHHLISLLDLVLSLPEGAETDLLQNSDRIMASLNLLRYLVIKDCESDNQTGIWTTLGKIEQNFLKPLRVGLNMSKAHYEAEIKNKKENRKEAQSSNTICSVTVSGEKMPAMTTGMQLQVLHSALFTFDLIESVLARVEELIEVKTKAVMDENS; translated from the exons ATGCTGGAAGAACACAGTCAAACTAAAATGGCAGTTGATGAACTTCAAGACATAATACAAAGATGT cAAATTCTGGAAGAAGCTGATTTCAAAGGAGAAGATTTCAATCTGTTTCAGGTAGCAGGTCAGAAATGTTTGGAAGATGGATATGCAGCTCAGTTATTAGAAGTAattcaaaatgagaaaaacaag GTTATCATCAAGAATATGGGTTGGAATCTCATTTCTCCTCTTGTtagatgtatttttatatacaaACAAGAAGATGATAAGCGAGAACACTGCCTGAGGATACTAGATCAGTTGGCACAG CTTTGCAATCCAAAGGAACTTTTTTTGGGTTTACTTGAGCAGATTGAGCAGACCTCTGGAGAGCAAGTGTGTCAAACTGTCATGTTATTGCTTCAGcctttgcagacag tgctttTGAAACTTCAGAACAAGAAGGCCTACTCAGTGGGTTTGTCATTGGCCATGATTATGAATCAGCTCTCTCCCTTACCTGTACCTtacacaaaacaacaaatagAAGAAGATAAACTTGGTCTCTGTCAATGTTGTAATGCAGTGGTGGACTTTGCTAAACCTTTTGTGAATGAAGTtgttaaaaatatagaaaagtCATCAGAATACAATGATGTGGAGCTGAAAGAAGAATTAATAAAATT CTGTATGAGAAGCCTGAAATACCCACTATTGACAGCTCAGCTTGAACAACTTGAGGGCATTGAAGAACATCCTTTTCGGCATTTTGCAACTGAAATTATA gacATTTTGTGGAATATAGGAGAATTGATACCATTAGTGTTTGTACATCATAAAGGCAAAAGTCCACACTGGGAGAATCAGGAGTTTGCAGACATAGAGCAAAAGAATTCTGCTGATTCTTTGGCGAGTTTGTCATATCTGGTGTTTGTTCAGCATTTTGGTGTTGAATGCTTTCCAGTGGTTTTTAG TCCTTCATACCTTCTGCTGTGCAATATGACACATattgaaatgctgctgaaaag aacaGAAGAATCTGTATTATCTAAAGGACTA GATCTGTTTGAGAGCTGTTTATTGAGAATGGAAGATAACAGCCTTCTGCATCACTATTTAGAATTCAGAGACTTTATTAATGTACCTCAG GATTTGGTGAAAATTATGACCCTGTGTCCCATGGAGCACATG AGAAAGAAgagtttaaatattttgcagttgTTAATAGACAAGTTTGATACAGAGGGAAAATACACATTATTCAG gTGTTTACTGAAGACAAGCAACCATGCTGGTGTGGAAGGatacattattaaaaatataaaagatcaGATTCACTTAGCATTAACG aaggaGTATGACAACATTTGGTTTACAGGACATCATCTGATCTCCCTTCTAGATTTAGTACTTTCACTTCCAGAAGGTGCTGAGACTGATCTTCTGCAAAACTCAGACAG GATTATGGCATCACTGAATCTGCTGAGATACTTAGTCATTAAGGATTGTGAAAGTGACAATCAA ACTGGTATATGGACCACACTTGGCAAGATAGAGCAGAATTTCTTAAAACCGCTGCGTGTAGGACTCAATATGTCAAAAGCACATTatgaagcagaaattaaaaataagaaagaaaacagaaaag AGGCACAAAGTTCTAACACAATTTGCTCTGTAACTGTTAGTGGGGAAAAGATGCCTGCCATGACTACTGGAATGCAGCTTCAA GTTTTACACTCAGCTCTCTTCACATTTGACTTAATAGAAAGTGTTCTAGCTCGGGTAGAAGAACTCATTGAAGTGAAAACAAAGGCTGTAATGGATGAAAACAGTTAA
- the RPAP2 gene encoding putative RNA polymerase II subunit B1 CTD phosphatase RPAP2 — protein MMAAAAGKSRRRRAGNKHSAAQKNEDAAQRKAALEAALRKKIECEKKALSIVEQLLEQDITEEFLLNCGKSITPSHYKDVVDERSIIKLCGYPLCQKRLENVPKQKYRISTKTNRVYDITERKCFCSNFCYRASKYFEAQISKSPVWMREEEKPPDIELLKEGRSGRSGEEVKLRDEVIKASDIENPRISSDPCESGSHDTASDSSTDTEQGFISSVLPGSQSSSASFAQQLHRKSILKKKHSQKVHTGSKTEDADVIEATEQLSHCKLDTQEERHAFSVHNEVTAPPSDNTAPGKSSASEIFENTCGSEIVFLGVSKRGAEHLKRTLAKSTEHKNPELRHPVNSKGSLLEVLRQTLTEWRTEETLKFLYGPNYTSLCSSECIASINQETEELDEDDLDTADDLNTVGVGESENSLNYSLPFTSSGGIVKPLPSYEKLKEETEFLELRVKEFYKGRCILAEEAATQAQAGEHPSKDKDDQQEDLTFPLVDSNAQMQIRKRIVLEKLRKALSAVLGPLQIASSDVYTELKNLVKTFRLTNRNIIHKMPEWTLIAIVLLSVLSQTSPLFKNTQTSPMYTQFLTTLLEELHFKNEDMESLTRIFRIN, from the exons ATgatggcggccgcggcgggCAAGTCCCGCCGGCGGCGCGCAG GAAATAAGCATTCAGCTGCTCAGAAAAATGAAGATGCTGCTCAAAG gaaagcagctctggaggCTGCACTGAGAAAGAAGATTGAATGTGAGAAAAAAGCATTGTCTATTGttgagcagctcctggaacagGACATTACTGAAGAGTTCCTTCTAAATTGT GGAAAAAGTATTACTCCATCTCACTATAAAGATGTTGTTGATGAGCGATCTATCATCAAACTATGTGGTTATCCTCTATGTCAGAAGAGACTGGAAAAT GTGCCAAAGCAGAAGTACAGAATTTCAACAAAAACGAACAGAGTTTATGATATCACTGAAAGAAAG TGCTTTTGCAGCAATTTTTGCTATAGAGCATCTAAATATTTTGAAGCTCAAATTTCCAAAAGTCCAGTGTGGatgagagaagaagaaaa ACCACCAGACATAGAGCTGCTGAAGGAGGGACGGAG TGGACGGTCTGGAGAAGAGGTGAAACTACGTGATGAAGTGATTAAAGCATCTGATATTGAAAATCCTAGGATATCTTCAGATCCATGCGAATCTGGTTCTCATGACACAGCCAGTGACAGCAGTACTGATACTGAACAaggatttatttcttctgtcCTACCAGGAAGTCAGTCAAGTTCAGCCAGTTTTGCACAGCAATTGCACAGAAAAAGCATCCTCAAAAAGAAGCATTCTCAGAAAGTCCATACCGGCTCTAAAACTGAAGATGCAGATGTAATAGAAGCCACTGAACAGCTATCTCATTGTAAATTAGACACTCAGGAAGAAAGACATGCTTTCTCTGTTCATAATGAAGTAACTGCACCACCTTCAGACAACACTGCTCCTGGGAAATCAAGTGCTTCAGAAATCTTTGAAAATACATGTGGATCAGAGATAGTTTTTCTAGGTGTGAGCAAAAGAGGAGCAGAACATCTTAAAAGAACACTAGCTAAGTCAACAGAACATAAAAACCCTGAACTGAGGCATCCAGTTAATTCCAAAGGCAGTTTATTAGAAGTGCTTAGGCAAACACTTACGGAATGGAGAACTGAGGAAACTTTAAAATTTCTCTATGGCCCAAACTATACTTCTTTGTGCTCATCAGAGTGTATAGCATCTATCAACCAGGAGACTGAAGAACTTGATGAGGATGACTTAGATACAGCTGATGATCTCAACACTGTTGGTGTAGGGGAGTCTGAAAACAGTTTGAACTACTCTTTACCTTTCACAAGCTCAGGTGGAATAGTTAAGCCTCTTCCTAgttatgaaaaattaaaagaagaaacagagTTCCTAGAACTCCGAGTAAAAGAGTTTTACAAAGGAAGGTGCATCTTGGCTGAAGAGGCAGCGACACAAGCGCAAGCAGGGGAACATCCAAGCAAAGACAAA GATGATCAACAGGAAGATCTCACCTTCCCACTTGTTGATTCAAATGCACAAATGCAGATTAGGAAGCGAATTGTCCTTGAAAAACTGAGAAAAGC ATTATCTGCAGTTTTGGGCCCTCTTCAGATTGCTTCAAGTGATGTTTACACAGAGCTAAAAAATCTTGTCAAAACTTTCCG gttAACAAACAGAAATATTATTCACAAAATGCCTGAATGGACTCTCATTGCTATTGTTTTGTTATCTGT